The Gemmatimonadaceae bacterium DNA segment CCCGGTTGAGGTTGAGGGAGTCGTCGGGCGAGACCTGGGCGAGCCCGGCAGCGAAGCCTGCGGCATTCGCCGGCGCGACGAGCAGCACGCGGCCGCGGCGTAGGCGGCCTGGTAGGAGCAGCCGAAGCGAGTCCACGGCGTGTACCGCCGCGACCTTCCCGCCGTGGACGCCGGCGACGAAGGCGACCGTCGGTCCAGCGGCCGGACCCGTGATCGCGGTCACGGGCAGCGCAGGAGCCGGCGGGTAGCGTTGCTCGGGCGTCCCGGTGCAGGCGGCGCCGGCCAGGACGATCCAAACCGCCAGCAGCCGGGTATACGCCTGAAACGAGAAGCGCCGCTCGCGCGTCCCTGTGGCAACCCCGTTCCGGAGACATCCCGTGTTCAGCCGCATCCGTGGAATGTATGAGGCCCTGACCCAGACCCTCGAGGCAAGCTGGCTGCCGCTGGTGGTGGGCTTGGCGGTCGTCGCGGTGCTGGCACGGGTGACCTGACGGGTCGGCGGGCCGCCGACCGGGGCGGCGCGAGTATCTTTCACGGCTGGATGCGCTCGAGTGCGCATCCAGCCGTTTCGATTTGACAGGAGAGATCCCGCGTGGCTCCGCAGTTCATTTATGTGATGAAGGCGCTGAAGAAGGTCGTGCCGCCTTCGCGCATCATTCTCGACGACATCTGGCTGTCCTTCTACCCCGGCGCCAAGATCGGCGTGCTCGGCGCCAACGGCGCGGGTAAGTCCTCGCTGCTGCGCATTATGGCCGGCGTCGACACCGAATTCCAAGGCGAGGCCTGGGCCCACAAGGGCACGCGCATCGGCTACCTGCCGCAGGAGCCGGAACTCGACCCGAACCTCGACGTGCGCGGCAACGTGGAGCTGGCCGTGAAGGCGCAGCGCGACGCGCTCAACGAGTTCAACGCGATCTCGGAGAAGTTCGCCGAGCCCGACGCCGACTTCGACGCGCTGATGGAGCGTCAGTCCAAGCTGCAGGAATACATCGACCAGCACGACCTCTGGAACCTCGACAACAAGATCGAGGTGGCGATGGACGCGCTGCGCCTGCCGCCGGCCGAGGCGCCGGTGACGAATCTCTCCGGCGGCGAGAAGCGTCGCGTGGCGCTCTGTAAGGTGTTGCTCGAGGAGCCGGATATGCTGCTGCTCGACGAACCCACCAACCACCTCGACGCCGAGTCGGTGGCGTGGCTGGAGCACTTCCTTGAGCGCTTTCCGGGCACCGTCGTGGCCATCACCCACGATCGGTACTTCCTCGACAACGTCGCCAAGTGGATCCTCGAGCTCGACCGCGGCAAGGGCGTGCCGTACGAGGGCAACTACTCCGGCTGGCTCGAGCAGAAGCAGCAGCGGTTGGCGCTGGAAGAGAAGCAGGCCAGTGCCCGCCAGAAGACGCTGCAGAAGGAGCTTGAGTGGGTGCGGATGGCGCCGAAGGCGCGGCAGGCCAAGAGCAAGGCGCGCCTCCAGGCCTACGAGCAGCTCGCCAGCGAGGCGCAGAACGACCGGGTGATGCAGAACGAAATCATCATCCCGCCGGCGCCGCGGCTCGGCAACGACGTGGTGCGCGCCAAGGGCCTCAAGAAGGCCTTCGGCGACAAGCTGCTCTTCGACAACCTGAACTTCGACCTGCCGCGCGCTGGCATCGTCGGCATCATCGGGCCCAACGGCGCCGGCAAGACGACGCTGTTCCGGATGATCAACGGGCTCGAGAAGGCGGACGGCGGCACGCTCACCATCGGCGAGACGGTGCAGATCTCCTACCAGGACCAGCACCGCACGCTCGAGGGCAA contains these protein-coding regions:
- the ettA gene encoding energy-dependent translational throttle protein EttA, with the protein product MAPQFIYVMKALKKVVPPSRIILDDIWLSFYPGAKIGVLGANGAGKSSLLRIMAGVDTEFQGEAWAHKGTRIGYLPQEPELDPNLDVRGNVELAVKAQRDALNEFNAISEKFAEPDADFDALMERQSKLQEYIDQHDLWNLDNKIEVAMDALRLPPAEAPVTNLSGGEKRRVALCKVLLEEPDMLLLDEPTNHLDAESVAWLEHFLERFPGTVVAITHDRYFLDNVAKWILELDRGKGVPYEGNYSGWLEQKQQRLALEEKQASARQKTLQKELEWVRMAPKARQAKSKARLQAYEQLASEAQNDRVMQNEIIIPPAPRLGNDVVRAKGLKKAFGDKLLFDNLNFDLPRAGIVGIIGPNGAGKTTLFRMINGLEKADGGTLTIGETVQISYQDQHRTLEGKRTLWEEISGGREQIVVGKKELNSRAYASSFNFKGADQQKLVANLSGGERNRLHLAKTVMQGGNLLLLDEPTNDLDVDTLRALEEALLDFSGCAVIISHDRWFLDRVATHILAFEGDSEVVWFEGNYQAYIEDLKRRKGADADQPHRLKYKPLVR